A region from the Triplophysa rosa linkage group LG4, Trosa_1v2, whole genome shotgun sequence genome encodes:
- the LOC130553599 gene encoding uncharacterized protein LOC130553599 isoform X1 has protein sequence MERVRRTLITLVCFLLCGHRKTFGTEVKIKLKPGDNVTVFGDCVVPVGSHIFWIRNNSYGNQSISLFAEDLFQGTFPRFHFVANSSSNSFDLHIKNASVYDEGLYYCAKVERKITDVNDKVNIKLEYQYGNRRTHLSLLEPVPSESTHPEVSELRCNCWMLLLSVCSVCVLLSSLLSAACVYCLCRTQTTGLELFSEIDKANISKVDPTERHQCEMSKTGKFCLHSEVTYRLLPSAHLYQKM, from the exons ATGGAGCGAGTAAGACGTACCCTTATCACACTCGTGT GTTTTTTGTTATGTGGTCATCGGAAAACATTTGGGACAGAAGTGAAGATCAAACTGAAACCAGGAGACAATGTCACTGTCTTCGGTGATTGTGTCGTACCAGTGGGTTCACACATCTTTTGGATTAGAAACAACTCATATGGGAATCAATCTATTTCATTGTTTGCCGAAGATTTGTTTCAGGGAACATTTCCACGTTTTCACTTTGTGGCAAACAGCTCCAGTAACTCATTCGATCTACATATTAAGAATGCTAGTGTATATGATGAAGGACTGTATTACTGTGCAAAAGTAGAAAGAAAAATTACAGATGTAAATGACAAGGTAAACATCAAGCTGGAGTACCAGTATGGAAACAGGAGAACCCATCTGTCTCTCTTGG AACCAGTGCCTTCTGAGTCCACCCATCCTGAAGTTTCTGAATTACGCTGTAATTGTTGGATGCTGTTGTtgagtgtgtgttcagtgtgtgttctCCTCTCTTCACTCCTCTCCGCTGCTTGTGTTTACTGCCTCTGTCGAACTCAAACTACAG GTCTAGAGTTATTTTCAGAGATAGACAAAGCAAATATTTCTAAG GTGGATCCGACAGAGAGACATCAGTGTGAGATGAGTAAAACTGGAAAGTTCTGCCTCCATTCTGAAGTCACATATAGACTATTACCATCTGCACATCTGTATCAGAAGATGTGA
- the LOC130553599 gene encoding uncharacterized protein LOC130553599 isoform X2: MERVRRTLITLVCFLLCGHRKTFGTEVKIKLKPGDNVTVFGDCVVPVGSHIFWIRNNSYGNQSISLFAEDLFQGTFPRFHFVANSSSNSFDLHIKNASVYDEGLYYCAKVERKITDVNDKVNIKLEYQYGNRRTHLSLLEPVPSESTHPEVSELRCNCWMLLLSVCSVCVLLSSLLSAACVYCLCRTQTTGGSDRETSV, translated from the exons ATGGAGCGAGTAAGACGTACCCTTATCACACTCGTGT GTTTTTTGTTATGTGGTCATCGGAAAACATTTGGGACAGAAGTGAAGATCAAACTGAAACCAGGAGACAATGTCACTGTCTTCGGTGATTGTGTCGTACCAGTGGGTTCACACATCTTTTGGATTAGAAACAACTCATATGGGAATCAATCTATTTCATTGTTTGCCGAAGATTTGTTTCAGGGAACATTTCCACGTTTTCACTTTGTGGCAAACAGCTCCAGTAACTCATTCGATCTACATATTAAGAATGCTAGTGTATATGATGAAGGACTGTATTACTGTGCAAAAGTAGAAAGAAAAATTACAGATGTAAATGACAAGGTAAACATCAAGCTGGAGTACCAGTATGGAAACAGGAGAACCCATCTGTCTCTCTTGG AACCAGTGCCTTCTGAGTCCACCCATCCTGAAGTTTCTGAATTACGCTGTAATTGTTGGATGCTGTTGTtgagtgtgtgttcagtgtgtgttctCCTCTCTTCACTCCTCTCCGCTGCTTGTGTTTACTGCCTCTGTCGAACTCAAACTACAG GTGGATCCGACAGAGAGACATCAGTGTGA
- the LOC130553559 gene encoding uncharacterized protein LOC130553559: MERSTVTVTALLHVLLLSQTKIYGAEIEMKVRPGDNITLYCDRPLTRGFTIVWIRNCSHEHQPPLVLDHKIMYEEDSPHFSFRQNPNIDSLDLHINNITASDLGLYYCAEIIRKVNEDKNSSTYTSAIYYYGKQTTRLSFAGTASSEPSSTVSPPPVSDCFLCWMLLFSVCPVCVLFCLICVYCLCQKKTTDRGTDDKDKIRSRATPEGDDDEVCYASLDVTTRRPKRIKKKQPQNSDFSTYAQVRTDTVQNF, encoded by the exons ATGGAGAGATCAACAGTTACTGTCACGGCACTTTTAC ATGTTTTGCTGCTCAGTCAGACAAAAATCTACGGAGCAGAAATCGAGATGAAGGTCAGACCAGGAGACAACATCACTCTCTACTGTGACCGTCCTTTAACTCGTGGTTTCACCATTGTATGGATAAGAAACTGCTCTCATGAACATCAACCCCCTCTTGTATTAGATCACAAGATAATGTATGAAGAAGACTCCCCACATTTCAGCTTTCGTCAAAACCCCAACATTGATTCTTTAGATCTACACATTAATAACATTACAGCTTCTGATCTGGGACTGTACTACTGTGCTGAGATCATAAGAAAGGTAAATGAAGATAAAAATAGCAGTACGTACACATCGGCCATTTACTATTATGGAAAACAAACAACACGACTCTCCTTCGCTG GAACTGCCAGTTCTGAACCCTCCAGCACCGTCTCACCCCCTCCTGTATCAGACTGTTTTCTCTGCTGGATGCTGCTCTTCAGTGTTTGTCCTGTGTGTGTTCTCTTTTGCCTCATTTGTGTGTACTGCCTCTGTCAGAAGAAAACTACAG ATCGTGGAACCGATGACAAAGACAAGATAAGAAGTAGAGCTACTCCTGAG ggtgatgatgatgaggtgtGTTATGCATCCTTGGATGTAACAACCAGAAGACCCAAGCGAATCAAGAAGAAGCAACCGCAGAATTCTGACTTTAGTACTTATGCTCAGGTTAGAACAGACACTGTGCAAAATTTCTGA
- the LOC130553143 gene encoding uncharacterized protein LOC130553143 isoform X4: protein MERSGVTLKALYVLLFSQKIYGAEIEMKICTIMEIEQHVSLSLTVFSAGRCSSVFVQCVFSSAPSVCTASVRKQIKEQRTKERQKVEILLRVVMMMRCVMPHWM, encoded by the exons ATGGAGAGATCAGGAGTTACTCTTAAAGCGCTAT ATGTTTTACTGTTCAGTCAGAAAATCTATGGAGCAGAAATTGAGATGAAG ATCTGTACTATTATGGAAATCGAACAACACGTGTCTCTCTCGCTG ACTGTTTTCTCTGCTGGACGCTGCTCTTCAGTGTTTGTCCAGTGTGTGTTCTCTTCTGCTCCATCTGTGTGTACTGCCTCTGTAAGAAAACAG ATCAAGGAACAGAGGACAAAGGAAAGACAAAAAGTAGAAATACTTTTGAG ggtggtgatgatgatgaggtgtGTTATGCCTCATTGGATGTGA
- the LOC130553143 gene encoding uncharacterized protein LOC130553143 isoform X2 codes for MERSGVTLKALYVLLFSQKIYGAEIEMKVRPGDNITLYCDRPITHGFIVWIRNCSHEHQPSLILDYKTMFQETFRRFSFPRNSSVNSFDLHITNITVSDLGLYYCAELERKVNNEIGILYSTDLYYYGNRTTRVSLADCFLCWTLLFSVCPVCVLFCSICVYCLCKKTDQGTEDKGKTKSRNTFEGGDDDEVCYASLDVTTRRQKRIMKKQLQSSDFSTYAAVRTDIVKNTFLQ; via the exons ATGGAGAGATCAGGAGTTACTCTTAAAGCGCTAT ATGTTTTACTGTTCAGTCAGAAAATCTATGGAGCAGAAATTGAGATGAAGGTCAGACCAGGAGACAACATCACTCTCTACTGTGACCGTCCTATAACTCATGGTTTCATTGTATGGATAAGAAACTGCTCTCATGAACATCAACCTTCTCTCATATTGGATTATAAAACAATGTTTCAAGAAACATTCAGACGTTTCAGTTTTCCTAGAAACTCCTCTGTGAATTCTTTTGATCTACATATTACTAACATTACAGTCTCTGATCTGGGACTGTACTACTGTGCTGAATTGGAGAGAAAAGTAAACAATGAAATTGGCATTTTATACTCAACAGATCTGTACTATTATGGAAATCGAACAACACGTGTCTCTCTCGCTG ACTGTTTTCTCTGCTGGACGCTGCTCTTCAGTGTTTGTCCAGTGTGTGTTCTCTTCTGCTCCATCTGTGTGTACTGCCTCTGTAAGAAAACAG ATCAAGGAACAGAGGACAAAGGAAAGACAAAAAGTAGAAATACTTTTGAG ggtggtgatgatgatgaggtgtGTTATGCCTCATTGGATGTGACAACCAGAAGACAGAAACGAATTATGAAAAAGCAACTGCAGAGTTCTGACTTCAGTACATATGCTGCGGTCAGAACAGACATAGTaaagaacacatttttacagtaa
- the LOC130553143 gene encoding uncharacterized protein LOC130553143 isoform X1 encodes MERSGVTLKALYVLLFSQKIYGAEIEMKVRPGDNITLYCDRPITHGFIVWIRNCSHEHQPSLILDYKTMFQETFRRFSFPRNSSVNSFDLHITNITVSDLGLYYCAELERKVNNEIGILYSTDLYYYGNRTTRVSLAVTLSSGPFTTVFPPLVSDCFLCWTLLFSVCPVCVLFCSICVYCLCKKTDQGTEDKGKTKSRNTFEGGDDDEVCYASLDVTTRRQKRIMKKQLQSSDFSTYAAVRTDIVKNTFLQ; translated from the exons ATGGAGAGATCAGGAGTTACTCTTAAAGCGCTAT ATGTTTTACTGTTCAGTCAGAAAATCTATGGAGCAGAAATTGAGATGAAGGTCAGACCAGGAGACAACATCACTCTCTACTGTGACCGTCCTATAACTCATGGTTTCATTGTATGGATAAGAAACTGCTCTCATGAACATCAACCTTCTCTCATATTGGATTATAAAACAATGTTTCAAGAAACATTCAGACGTTTCAGTTTTCCTAGAAACTCCTCTGTGAATTCTTTTGATCTACATATTACTAACATTACAGTCTCTGATCTGGGACTGTACTACTGTGCTGAATTGGAGAGAAAAGTAAACAATGAAATTGGCATTTTATACTCAACAGATCTGTACTATTATGGAAATCGAACAACACGTGTCTCTCTCGCTG TAACTTTGTCTTCTGGACCCTTCACCACCGTCTTCCCACCTCTTGTATCAGACTGTTTTCTCTGCTGGACGCTGCTCTTCAGTGTTTGTCCAGTGTGTGTTCTCTTCTGCTCCATCTGTGTGTACTGCCTCTGTAAGAAAACAG ATCAAGGAACAGAGGACAAAGGAAAGACAAAAAGTAGAAATACTTTTGAG ggtggtgatgatgatgaggtgtGTTATGCCTCATTGGATGTGACAACCAGAAGACAGAAACGAATTATGAAAAAGCAACTGCAGAGTTCTGACTTCAGTACATATGCTGCGGTCAGAACAGACATAGTaaagaacacatttttacagtaa
- the LOC130553143 gene encoding uncharacterized protein LOC130553143 isoform X3, with protein sequence MKVRPGDNITLYCDRPITHGFIVWIRNCSHEHQPSLILDYKTMFQETFRRFSFPRNSSVNSFDLHITNITVSDLGLYYCAELERKVNNEIGILYSTDLYYYGNRTTRVSLAVTLSSGPFTTVFPPLVSDCFLCWTLLFSVCPVCVLFCSICVYCLCKKTDQGTEDKGKTKSRNTFEGGDDDEVCYASLDVTTRRQKRIMKKQLQSSDFSTYAAVRTDIVKNTFLQ encoded by the exons ATGAAGGTCAGACCAGGAGACAACATCACTCTCTACTGTGACCGTCCTATAACTCATGGTTTCATTGTATGGATAAGAAACTGCTCTCATGAACATCAACCTTCTCTCATATTGGATTATAAAACAATGTTTCAAGAAACATTCAGACGTTTCAGTTTTCCTAGAAACTCCTCTGTGAATTCTTTTGATCTACATATTACTAACATTACAGTCTCTGATCTGGGACTGTACTACTGTGCTGAATTGGAGAGAAAAGTAAACAATGAAATTGGCATTTTATACTCAACAGATCTGTACTATTATGGAAATCGAACAACACGTGTCTCTCTCGCTG TAACTTTGTCTTCTGGACCCTTCACCACCGTCTTCCCACCTCTTGTATCAGACTGTTTTCTCTGCTGGACGCTGCTCTTCAGTGTTTGTCCAGTGTGTGTTCTCTTCTGCTCCATCTGTGTGTACTGCCTCTGTAAGAAAACAG ATCAAGGAACAGAGGACAAAGGAAAGACAAAAAGTAGAAATACTTTTGAG ggtggtgatgatgatgaggtgtGTTATGCCTCATTGGATGTGACAACCAGAAGACAGAAACGAATTATGAAAAAGCAACTGCAGAGTTCTGACTTCAGTACATATGCTGCGGTCAGAACAGACATAGTaaagaacacatttttacagtaa